In Hypanus sabinus isolate sHypSab1 chromosome 25, sHypSab1.hap1, whole genome shotgun sequence, the genomic stretch acaaaaggagattacagtctgcagagtgacaaaagaagattacagtctgcagagtgataAAAGGAggttacagtctgcagagtaacaatcggagattacagtctgcagaatgacaaaaggagattacagtctgcagagtgacaaaaggagattgtagactgcagagtgacaaaaggagattacaatcTGCTGGGTGACAAAAGGAGACTACAGTCTGCAGAGTAACCatgggagattacagtctgcagagtgacaaaaggagattgtagactgcagagtgacaaaaggagattacagtctgcagagtaacaatgggagattacactctgcagagtgacaaaaggagattacagtttGCAGAATAACATGGGAGATTGtagactgcagagtgacaaaaggagattgtagactgcagagtgacaaatggaaattacagtctgcagaatgacaaaaggagattacaggtTGTAGAATAACATGGGAGATTATAGACTGCAGAGTAACAATGTGAGATTATAGACTgcagtgacaaaaggagattacaatcTGCAGAATTACATGGGAGATTATAGACTGCCgtgtgacaaaaggagattactgTCTGCTGTGTGATAAAAgtagattacagtctgcagagtaacaATGGGAGATTACATTCTGCAGAGTGACATAAgaagattacagtctgcagattgACTAATGGAGATTGCAGTCTGCATAGTGACCAAAGgcgattacagtctgcagagtaacaTGGGAGATTATAGACAGCAGAGTGACAAATGGGGATTGTATACTGCAGAGTTACAataggagattacagtctgcagagtgacaaaaggagattacagtctgcagagtaacaatgggagattacagtctgcagagtgacaaatggagattacagtctgcagaataacatgggatattatagactgcagagtgacaaatGGAGATTAcagactgcagagtgacaaaaggagattacagtctgcagagtgacaaatggagattacagtctgcagagtaacaatgggagattacagtctgcagagtgacaaaaggagattacagactGCAGAATAGCATTGGATATTAtagactgcagagtgacaaaaggagattagaGTCTGCAGAATAACATGGGATATTAtagactgcagagtgacaaaatgAGATTAcaatctgcagagtgacaaaaggagattacagtctacAGAGTGATAAaaagagattacagtctgcagagtaacaATGGGAGATTACAGTCTACAGAGAGATAAAacgagattacagtctgcagaataACATGGGAGATTAtagactgcagagtgacaaaagtaGATTACAGTCTACAGAGTGCCAAAACGAAATTACAGTCAGCAGAGTGACAAACGGAGATTGTAGACTGTAGAGTGACCCAAGGGGATTATACACTGCAGAGTGACTAAAAGGAGATTGTAGACTGCAGAGTGataaaaggagattacagtctgcagagtgacaaaaggagttAACAGTCTGCAGAGTAACAATGGCTGCTTACGGTCTGCaatgtgacaaaaggagattacagtctgcagggtgacaaaaggagattacagtatGCAGAGTAGCAatgggagattacagtctgcagagtgacaaaaggagattgcagtctgcagagtgacaaaaggagattacagtctgcagaataACATGGGATATTATAGacagcagagtgacaaaaggagattacagtctgcagagtgacaaaagaagattacagtctgcagagtgatggaaggagattacagtctgcagagtgacaaaaggagattacagtctgcagagtgacaaaaggagattaacgtctgcagagtgacaaaaggagattacagtctgcagagtgacaaaaggaggttacagtctgcagagtaacaatgggagattacagtctgcagaataacatgggatattatagactgcagagtgacaaaaggagattagaGTCTGCAGAATAACATGGGATATTAtagactgcagagtgacaaaatgAGATTAcaatctgcagagtgacaaaaggagattacagtctacAGAGTGATAAaaagagattacagtctgcagagtaacaATGGGAGATTACAGTCTACAGAGAGATAAAacgagattacagtctgcagaataACATGGGAGATTAtagactgcagagtgacaaaagtaGATTACAGTCTACAGAGTACCAAAACGAAATTACAGTCAGCAGAGTGACAAACGGAGATTGTAGACTGTAGAGTGACCAAAGGGGATTATACACTGCAGAGTGACTAAAAGGAGATTGTAGACTGCAGAGTGataaaaggagattacagtctgcagagtgacaaaaggagattacagtatGCAGAGTAGCAatgggagattacagtctgcagagtgacaaaaggagattgcagtctgcagagtgacaaaaggagattacagtctgcagaataacatgggatattatagactgcagagtgacaaaaggagattacagtctgcagagtaacaGTGGCTGCTTACGGTCTGCaatgtgacaaaaggagattacagtctgcagggtgacaaaaggagattacagtatGCAGAGTAGCAatgggagattacagtctgcagagtgacaaaaggagattgcaGTCTGCAGAGTggcaaaaggagattacagtctgcagaataacatgggatattatagactgcagagtgacaaaaggagattacagtctgcagagtgacaaaagaagattacagtctgcagagtgatagaaggagattacagtctgcagagtgacaaaaggagattacagtctgcagagtgacaaaaggagattaacgtctgcagagtgacaaaaggagattacagtctgcagagtgacaaaaggaggttacagtctgcagagtaacaatgggagattacagtctgcagaataacatgggatattatagactgcagagtgacaaatGGAGATTACAGTttgcagagtgacaaaagaagATTAcagactgcagagtgacaaaaggagattacagtctgcagagtgacaaatggagattacagtctgcagagtaacaatgggagattacagtctgcagagtgacaaaaggagattacagactGCAGAATAGCATTGGATATTAtagactgcagagtgacaaaaggagattagaGTCTGCAGAATAACATGGGATATTAtagactgcagagtgacaaaatgAGATTAcaatctgcagagtgacaaaaggagattacagtctacAGAGTGATAAaaagagattacagtctgcagagtaatAATATGAGATTACAGTCTACCGAGAGATAAAacgagattacagtctgcagaataACATGGGAGATTATatactgcagagtgacaaaagtaGATTACAGTCTACAGAGTGCCAAAACGAAATTACAGtcagcagagtgacaaaaggagattgtaGACTGTAGAGTGACCAAAGGGGATTATACACTGCAGAGTGACTAAAAGGAGATTGTAGACTGCAGAGTGAAAAAAGGAGTTAACAGTCTGCAGAGTAACAATGGCTGCTTACGGTCTGCaatgtgacaaaaggagattacagtctgcagggtgacaaaaggagattacagtatGCAGAGTAGCAatgggagattacagtctgcagagtgacaaaaggagattgcagtctgcagagtgacaaaaggagattacagtctgcagaataacatgggatattatagactgcagagtgacaaaaggagattacagtctgcagagtgacaaaagaagattacagtctgcagagtgacaaaaggagattgtagactgcagagtgacaaaaggagattacaatcTGCTGGGTGACAAAAGGAGACtacagtctgcagagtaacaatgggagattacagtctgcagagtgacataagcagattacagtctgcagattgACAAACGGAGATTGCAGTCTGCAGAGTGACCAAAgtagattacagtctgcagagtaacaTGGGAGATTATAGACAGCAGAGTGACAAATGGAGATTGTAGACTGCAGAGTAACAATAGtcgattacagtctgcagagtaacaaaaggagattacagtctgcagagtaacatgggagattacagtctgcagagtgacaaaaggagatttcagtctgcagagtaacaatgggagattacagtctgcagagtgacaaaagtaGATTTCAGTCTGCAGAGtaacaaaaggagattacagtctgcagagtgacaaatggagattacagtctgcagagtgacaaaaggaggttacagtctgcagagtaacaATAGGCAACtacagtctgcagagtaacaaaaggagattacagtctgcagagtgacaaaaggagattacagtctgcagagtgaccaatggagattacagtctgcagagtgacaaaaggaggttacagtctgcagagtaacaATAGGCGACtacagtctgcagagtaacaaaaggagattacagtctgcagagtgacaaaaggagattacagtctgcagagtgaccaatggagattacagtctgcagagtgacaaaggAGATTACAGCCTGCAGAGTGACAaatggagattacagtctgcagagtgacaaaggagattacagtctgcagagtaacaatgggagattacagtctgcagagtgacaaaaggagatttcagtctgcagagtaacaaaaggagattacagtctgcagagtgacaaatggagattacagtctgcagagtgacaaaaggaggttacagtctgcagagtaacaatgggagattacagtctgcagagtgacaaaaggagattgcaGTCTATAGTGTGAccaaaggagattacagtctgcagagtaacaTGGGAAATTATAGACGGCAGAGTGACAAATGGAGATTGTAGACTGCAGAGTAACAATAGGCGACtacagtctgcagagtaacaaaaggagattacagtctgcagagtgacaaaaggggattacagtctgcagagtaacaTGGGAGACTGCAGAGTAACAATGGAAGATTACGGTCTGCAGAGCGACAAAAGGAGATTACCGTCTTCAGAGTAACATGGGAGGTTATAGACTGCAGAGTAACAATGGGAGACTACAGTCTGCTGAGTAACAgtgggagattacagtctgcagagtaacagtgggagattacagtctgcagagtaacaatgggagattacagtctgcagagtaacaatgggagattacagactgcagagtgacaaaaggagattgtgGACTGTAGTGTGACAACAGTGAATATGTAGTCTGCAGAGTATGCCCAGTGCTGAGAGGAGTGAAACTGGCCTTGCAGGCTAATGGCTGTAGGGCATTAACTGCTTCTGTACCTATTGGCAGGAAAGCCAAGTCTTCTGCCCCTTGATCCTGATGGTAAAAGCAAAAAGTAAATGACGCAAGCAAATGGGATGTGCCCAGGCGCTGGATAATGGCTGGCACAGAGAAGAGCAGCAGTTTTTTCCCACTCTGTTCTAACCTGGCCTGGCAGTTTAATGGGTGAAGTGTGATGCAGCTGAGCATGGATACACATTCTACTCTCTGGTCTCAATGTAATGTCTGCCCCTAGTGATGGCTGCCCCAGCGATAGCTATAGGTTCactaggtatatttaatgtgtacagtatacattCTGAAATCCCTCCTCAAAAACCtcggagtgccccaaagaataaagaatagttaaatgttagaaccccaaacccctccctcagctCCCCACTTCCACACACAAGCAGTAGCAGGGCATTAACCCCACCCCAACCAGcaacaaagcatcagcaccctccatcaacactcaagcatacagcaaagcatcagtaaagacacagaattGCAGTATCCCAAAAACTACTCAGTCACCCgttaattcaacataccacagactctctctctctctctccctccctccctccctaccccctctgtccccctccctctacctctccccctcccaaaaAGGGAAAAGTGGGTCAAATTTTGTATCCTTCAGGAGATCCTGAAACTTAGGGTATTAATCCTCACTTGATGTTGTGCAGCACTGTATTACCTTTCTGTTTCTCCGTTGGTAGATGTGTCTTGAAGGCTGCTAGCTGCATAGCTGAAAGAGGAACTTGTTCTCTTAAGTGATGATGTTGATGCCACACCAGAACTCCGATTGTGTTTACTTTTTCTTCTCATGCATTATCTGATACTCATATTTGCAGTATTTCTAGATATTACTGCGCTGAATGAAAGTGTCTCCTCTTTTATACCCGTCCTGATTCCCTGAACCATTTTCCAGGCACTTGGCCACAATTGCTTGCTCGTGCTAAAGCACGGAGCAGCACTTTTTATATTTATGTTAAAATTAATTTATGACAAAATTGTGTTGATTAGCAATTCCTCCTAAGATTTCATCATATTTATTACCTATTTGATTCAATGTGATTTGCAGTTCCAATAGACCATGGCATCTCTAAATCTAAGCAGAATATTAAAATGATGCAAATAGTGTTTTGGTAAtcaaatatgtgaaaaaaacttGGATTTTAGTATAACACTGTAAAATTTAAATAGGATTCTCTCACAAAAAGTAGTGTCTTTCTGGAAATTATGGTTTCTCAGATGTATTTGGCATggaagtgtaaccccctgggtcgcctcaggctcgctcagctcgttctcgtctagggggagcagccttcggccccgccaaactgggtaatcagctggtgtggatgctgtgtcatgtccccgcctcgcccaaaaacagacagtacacaatatgcgattaaatgagtacaatttataaaggttactatagctaagtgattaataatgatacagtatatatgaagaaaaaaataaagaaaaggcgccaaacttatcaaagtccaaaccacttcgtgcacaacagtTGGAGCTcagttactgaagtcttctggccaccattggATCCCcttcgaactcctcgactcgcagctcaggaacACCCGAAGAGGTCAACCAAGCATATCTATCGTCGTCTCCTCTCcttggggtacctcctggccttggacccccccccccgggtccattcttcgcccagtttacagcatcgcgtcctctctctctcaccccctcgcgctgacctccccaaaagcctgccaacaatagcttacagactcagaagaaagaagaacattaatcccaattggtttacaaaggaatacaattctcgttatcagtaaattttaacccaaacaagcttccagcactctctcgcaacaaagaagcattcctgcttttaacaaaactaagaagccattttgattacatacacggtaacaaagaaaaaaaagaagaaacctccTTTACGGAAGGAGGAGGTCACCTCATCCAGTAAATCTGTGCTAGCTCTTCCCCCATAGCTCTGCCGACGTGTCCTTTTCCAATCGATGTCTCAGTCTAAATGTGGATTCTGCATTAACACCACGAGACCATCGGAAGGTCTCTATAGTAAACACTGGTTTACTTGTAAACTTTGCATCTAAGGAAGCCAGTCGTTAGATGTTCTTTCTGAATATGGTAATTTCATCAGGAAATTGAGTGTGAATACTGCATGAGGCTGCTGCACCATTGGAATACGTGGGAATGATCATTCAGTGTGCAGATCCTGCAACATTTGGAAGAGGCATCAGTTATAATCCATGGATGCCACCATGAGGCTTAATGCAACAGATTCACTGTAAAGTTCAGTGCCAGTATTCattttcaaactttttctgtaaAGAAGCATCATTTATTGTATTTGGCTCCAGATTTTATTTAGTTCTATTGTATTTATCCTGCTTGCCACTCTGTATGTGATGTCCATAACATTGCTGTAAAATGTGAGTTTTTATCCTGCCGTAGCTCCGAGTCACTCCAGAGATTTGAGATTAATGTctaaggcaggggtcagcaacctttaccactgaaagagccacttggacccgtttcccacagaaaagaaaacactgggagccgcaaaacccgtttgacatttaaaatgaaataacactgcatacaacgttttttttgcctttatgctatgtataaacaaactataatgtgttgcatttatgaaattgatgaactcctgcagagaaaacgaaattacatttctgcatgcaacaaaaacattttgaactccgaaaaaaagacgttgggttgaaagttacttttaagtaaaatattcaatgtctatttgagtccttcttgtatttatgaaaaacgccgaacttaaattttccgccagcagcaaaccaaaaataacgtcagccagctgtcatcctgaaaaatgaaaggactatttcactgaacaatgaaaaaatatgaatatgagtaaaataataggcaattaaaatatttatcatacttggttaatgggatttctgctcctggacctcagcgcacagcgtctgcacatcagggctgtatgatgtcaccttcatctttacacaggatcgcaagctgtcatctgtgaggttttcaatatcactccatttgtgtttctgagcaagaacggccttctgacgggcaacatcttcaaggtctgctgtcaagcgtctaaacttggacacccatatgtctttgtcggctatgtcggccagttccatctcaagatcaggttgactcacacctgccaatgcagtcgtattcagtagggaaggatcgatgcttaagggagtgaccgggaaggataatgtgtttttttcctctctgaactcacagaagcgtttcccaaacgatgtttgcattgcgatgattgcagaatgtaaatactccgaaattatcatgtcgtgaccttgtttgaactctctcaaattggggaagtgagacaaagtgcctttctgtaaatctctggcaagcactgtcaacttgcgctcgaatgccaaaacatcctccaacatgtgcagggctgtacgtcctttcccctgaagagctgtgttcagcgtgttcaggtgcgctgtcatgtctaccatgaagtgtagcttttccagccactctggctgttccagctcaggaaaggtgagccctttgctgcccaggaaagttttcacttcttccagacacgcgacaaagcgtttcagcaccttccgtctggacagccagcgataaaaacacgttgtagcggtgtcagtaaactgcagtcaaagatagctttattcgaactaaacagccttgcttttcagcttccctcaacccagcccccatggacgcagatgctgcaaaagacgcgtactcacaaacccccgtaggctatctcccttagccggaatgctggctaattgtgagccgttttatgatgtggcaggaaatgtgtcgctacacttaggttgtacaagatcaccataattacatttcaaaagctaacaaactaacataaaatacattttaattaaatactgaccaattatttcccaaagccacagggagccgcagcacagaggtgaaagagccacaaatggctcgggagccgcaggttgccgacccccggtctaaggAGACAGTGCCGTGCAGGACCGAAGCAAAGCTGCACCGTCAGCACCGAGCCTCCAGGTGTAGCATTGAACCAGGGCTACTTAGCCTTGTTGGTGGCATGACCCGTTCTCACAGCACTATTTTGATGATGAGCTGGGAATTCTCTCTGTTGTCCTGGCATTATTTATGTCTTAATCAGCCAGTTTTCAAAAACCACCTTTTCTTAATTACACTTAAACAATGGTTCATTAGCTGATTTGAGATAACATGAGGTCATAACATAAGTGGAAGTTCTTCTCATCTCTAGTAAGAAAGCATTCTATGTTCTGAATTTATACAACAAGTTATCCTATGGGTTGAaatgtcacctgtcagcttaaTGGCTGGTGCTGGGTGTGCATATGATGGGAACAACCCTTGCAGGGATCATTGTAGCAGGCCTTAAGGGCACCTTTGCCAATAGAATGTTGATTGATTGGATCACCAGAAAGGCAAAGGACAAAAACTTTCATATTCTGCTTACCTTTCCTTCATCACAGCATTGTCTTTGTAACTTGAAGTGGTAATCAGAAGATAGATGAACTGCGAAGTTATGAGATGGAAACAGCACAAAAGTGCAATGTTTTGACCTATCAACAGCCACTGTTGGTCTCTTTCATTCCCCTGGGTCAGGCAGATAACTTGAAACCTACTTTAACATATCACTAATCTTGCAAATAATGATGAGTATGCTTCCTCTCTTGGTATCTTTACATTCTCTTTGTCCAGGAGATCAATGTGATCTGATAATGCTGTGTGCAACATTTTTACTAAATAACGTTTACAGCCCTTTTACTAAAACTGAGTTGATGGATTCTCACATTGTGGTTTTATGCCTGAAAATGGCACGATATGAGACTTGCATTGAGCATTTACTGTTAATTGTCTTTTGTTGCGAGGCTGCTattgtattttacttttttacAGATGACTGTACTGAGACAACAGACTGCACACACCCACAGGAAAACAGCTGCCGGTGAGGGTCCAGAAGATTTGCACATCTCAGAGAGCACAGAAGCTGCTCTGAAGACAACGTGGAAGGTAGCTCATTTTAGCAGTAATGACTTGGGCACAATCTATGATTGCATGTTTGAGCAAgtatacacaatgtgcatgtttGCTTCCATTTCTCCAAGTGGTTGTAAAACTATGCAAAGTATCACTAATAGTTCATCATAGGCATGTTCACATGAATTTGTAATTAACTTGCCATGCAAAGACTCATTTAAAACCAAATCCTAAGGGaaacaaatttaaaaatataGTTGTTTCATTATCATAAAAGTTAATTATCGATGTTAAAATGTCCCATTTTTGGTTCTGTGAGAGCTATCACGTTGTTTATAGGGATAACTCAGCATAAATCTGTTTCAATTACTTTGTTTGCAGTAATCAATTCAGCCATTAATGGCATGGTAATTTATAGAATATAACATTTTAGGATTTAAATAAAATATGATTTTAGAATAGGATTTGTAACATACCAATAAATATCatattcatttttctttcattggtGAAAATATTGAGATTATGGCAGAAAAAACATGAATATCACTTTCCAAATAATTCCCAATTCATAACTGACTTCCTTTATTTGTTGTGCTGTTCATAACATAGAGTTTAAAGAAGCAGGTCAAATTACCTTGTCCTTTCCTCCTAATTAGAAATTCTTCAAAAATTCCCTTATTGATGGGATTTGAAATAGTGCTCAATGCAAAGGTAGAATATGAGGGAATTCATGTTAATTCCTTTTGCAGCAATGTGTGTATTCCTCCCTGCCCTTCAATACTAGAGGCTCTTGGACATTTGCGTGGTTGTTCATTAGCAAAATAAATCGTAGGTCAAATAACACCAGAAAAAAAGCAGATGGCTCATTAAAATTGTTGTATGTGTTCATGGAGCTATTTTTAAATGGTACATAATGCTATAATGTACCAAACCAGCCACAATAGACTAGAACTGAACCATATGTCTCCTTAGACAGTGTAGGCGGGAAATGAAGTTTAACCTGTCAGTTACATCTTATTATGACAAGAAAAATGGACTGGTGCAGTTTATATCTTAATTTCCCAAGACAGCACTAACAGTTTCAATATTAGAAAACTGCTATTTTATAAGAAGCATGGAGCTCTTATTATGTAATAGGTCAGGAAGACAAAAAAAAGTTCTGTATATGATGCTTGAATAAACAACTTTGAAATCTGAACAAAATATTTTGAAATGTTCAGGTTATTGGATGCAGTGAGGAGAAAGAAAAGCAGGATAGGTACAAATAAATTTTCACTTCATTTATTAAATTAAGTTTTGCTTATAAATATGTGGTATAGTTAATCATTTTCTCTTGTAATTCTTTATAACTATTTTTACAATCTTGTGTTCTTACTCTTTAGTGTTGCAAAGCTAAAGTCAAAAGACTTTGTTGTTAACAAATGTCAGAACTTATAAGGATGGTCTTCACTCGATCAAACTCAATAGCCAGTGTTTTTAATTTACTTACTGTGCATGATTTTAATTCACTCCAGATCACGCATTTACAATGCAATTATTAACTAATTACTCTGAAAATGTACATGTTGTTCTTCCATGGGTAAAGAATGGGTGGAGCTATTGTACTTATCAATGTGTTATTGATGGTTCCAGCGCCTTTAAGGACTATTAATATGCAATGAAATGCTGAAAATCATTAAATGTCTTAAAGtctgtgttttttttagttttatacTCTTTCACATTGTAATTAACAATAATATTTGGGCCTAAATTGACTtgaattgtattcatttaattgatattaaattattaaaatatCCAAAACAAAATATTACTTATAAGCAAATATTTATAAATACTGTACTGCCTCTtctattttctttcattttctcctctgtactctttttccCATACTCATTTAAATTTAGTTGTCGTTATAACATTTCTATATCATCCAAATATTTATTTAGCTATTTTATATGGTTTAGAAGGTTTCACATTTCACTGCT encodes the following:
- the LOC132381239 gene encoding general transcription factor II-I repeat domain-containing protein 2-like — encoded protein: MVDMTAHLNTLNTALQGKGRTALHMLEDVLAFERKLTVLARDLQKGTLSHFPNLREFKQGHDMIISEYLHSAIIAMQTSFGKRFCEFREEKNTLSFPVTPLSIDPSLLNTTALAGVSQPDLEMELADIADKDIWVSKFRRLTADLEDVARQKAVLAQKHKWSDIENLTDDSLRSCVKMKVTSYSPDVQTLCAEVQEQKSH